The following are from one region of the Paenibacillus bovis genome:
- a CDS encoding HpcH/HpaI aldolase/citrate lyase family protein, with product MRYFNYLSQAEEEELFYSVPVHYDNASERELLAYAIGPALYCPATRPTIARDILTQRHRGLTSWVFDLEDAIGDQQVEAAEHSLVEQVHYLQEVMDKDSSVRSRIPLLFIRVRSVEQLQRIIRYMGEGMQQITGIMLPKFNAVIGEQYLQVIAEYNHSRHEGAPVLYGLPILETAAVIYRESRLDELLSIKRVLDAYQDYVLNVRIGATDFSSLFGLRRSSDMTIYDITTIRDCISDIINLFGRMESPYVISGPVWEYFSSGERVLKPQIRQSPFEEALGADGRKLRNEYINHHVDGLIREVIMDKENGMIGKTIIHPSHIGLVQSLYTVRQEEYEDAQGIIANNTGELGVFKSGYANKMNEIKPHLNWARRIMARSQIYGVLHEQQHFISLLSEQERHVYV from the coding sequence ATGCGTTACTTTAATTATTTATCACAGGCGGAAGAAGAGGAATTATTCTACTCCGTCCCGGTTCACTATGATAATGCTTCCGAGCGGGAGCTGCTGGCCTATGCGATTGGACCGGCGCTGTATTGCCCGGCTACCCGGCCGACGATTGCCCGGGATATCCTGACGCAGCGTCATCGTGGTCTGACTTCCTGGGTATTCGATCTGGAGGATGCGATCGGGGATCAACAAGTGGAAGCGGCTGAACATTCACTGGTGGAGCAAGTGCACTATTTGCAGGAAGTTATGGATAAGGACTCTTCTGTTCGGTCCCGTATTCCGCTGCTATTTATCCGGGTGAGAAGTGTGGAGCAATTGCAGCGAATTATCCGGTATATGGGAGAGGGAATGCAGCAAATCACCGGTATTATGCTGCCCAAGTTCAACGCTGTCATCGGTGAACAGTATCTGCAAGTCATTGCGGAATATAATCATAGCCGGCATGAAGGAGCTCCTGTACTATACGGTCTGCCGATTCTGGAGACCGCTGCTGTTATTTACCGGGAGAGCCGTCTGGATGAGCTGCTATCGATCAAGCGGGTGCTGGATGCTTATCAGGATTACGTGCTGAATGTGCGTATCGGAGCAACGGACTTTTCCAGTCTGTTCGGACTGCGACGCAGCTCGGATATGACGATCTATGATATTACCACGATCCGGGATTGTATCTCGGATATTATCAATCTGTTTGGACGGATGGAATCGCCTTATGTAATCTCGGGTCCGGTCTGGGAATACTTTTCCAGTGGAGAACGTGTGTTGAAGCCGCAGATTCGCCAGTCTCCATTCGAAGAAGCATTGGGCGCCGATGGGCGCAAGCTGCGTAATGAATATATCAACCATCATGTGGACGGATTGATTCGCGAAGTCATCATGGATAAGGAAAATGGCATGATCGGCAAAACGATTATCCATCCTTCCCATATTGGGCTGGTCCAGTCGCTGTATACAGTCCGGCAGGAAGAATATGAAGATGCGCAGGGGATTATCGCCAACAATACGGGCGAACTCGGCGTCTTTAAAAGCGGATATGCCAACAAAATGAACGAGATCAAACCACATCTTAACTGGGCCCGTCGCATTATGGCCCGATCACAAATATACGGGGTGCTGCATGAACAACAACATTTCATCTCTCTACTCTCAGAGCAAGAACGGCACGTATACGTATAA
- a CDS encoding LysR family transcriptional regulator: protein MDIRQLHYYCTIIEEGQITRAARTLHMAQPPLSQQLRLLEEELGVVLIYREGKRWEVTQAGQRLYERARYLLREMENIQQEISDVDRGLTGSITIGTSSICISRVSRHISEFHRDYPEVYHKILYGDTSHLEELLQQHKIDFALLLLPVEDEQAYEIMPLSDDPFVAVVPREWTELCQAESLTLEQIAEYPLLLARRMSGEGAYENIIGEFEQRRLQPRVVLDCPDISALFSFAAAGMGLTLIPESEIQQVYADRLCVIPLQQAIIRTRPALVWLKNRYMSKAARQLIQRIIPS from the coding sequence ATGGATATTCGTCAGCTGCATTATTACTGCACGATTATAGAAGAAGGACAAATCACCAGAGCTGCACGCACTCTTCATATGGCGCAGCCGCCGCTCAGTCAGCAGCTGCGGCTGCTGGAAGAAGAATTGGGCGTCGTATTGATTTACCGGGAAGGCAAACGCTGGGAAGTGACGCAGGCCGGACAGCGTCTATACGAGCGTGCCCGTTATTTACTGCGGGAGATGGAGAATATACAGCAGGAGATCAGCGATGTAGATCGGGGACTGACCGGTTCGATTACAATCGGTACATCCTCGATCTGTATCTCGCGTGTATCCCGGCATATCAGTGAATTTCATCGGGATTATCCGGAGGTCTATCACAAAATTCTATACGGGGATACTTCGCATCTGGAAGAACTGCTGCAGCAGCACAAAATTGATTTTGCTCTATTGCTGTTGCCGGTAGAGGATGAACAGGCATACGAGATCATGCCACTCAGTGATGATCCGTTTGTTGCTGTAGTTCCGAGAGAATGGACCGAGCTGTGCCAGGCGGAATCGCTGACGCTGGAGCAGATCGCCGAATATCCACTGCTGCTCGCTCGCCGGATGTCGGGAGAAGGCGCCTACGAGAACATTATCGGGGAATTTGAACAGCGTCGATTGCAGCCACGAGTTGTGCTGGATTGTCCGGATATATCGGCCCTTTTCTCATTTGCTGCTGCCGGAATGGGACTGACCCTGATACCCGAATCGGAAATCCAGCAGGTATATGCAGATCGTCTATGTGTGATTCCCTTGCAGCAAGCGATCATTCGTACCCGTCCGGCATTGGTATGGCTCAAAAATCGCTATATGAGCAAGGCGGCAAGGCAGCTGATCCAGCGTATAATTCCCAGCTAA
- a CDS encoding TerD family protein: MTINLAKGQRIDLTKTNPGLTKVVVGLGWDINKYSGGTDFDLDACAFLLHEDGKAKSEEDFVFYNHLIAYGGAVAHTGDNRTGEGDGDDEQIVVDFSLVPPNISRVGITVTIHEGDSRGQNFGQVSSAFVRVANEADSRELLRFDLGEDFSTETAVVFCEFYRHGSDWKFQAIGSGFTGGLAALCRNYGLDV; the protein is encoded by the coding sequence ATGACGATCAACCTGGCCAAGGGACAGCGTATTGATCTAACCAAAACCAATCCCGGACTGACCAAAGTCGTCGTCGGTCTGGGCTGGGATATTAACAAATACAGCGGCGGCACCGATTTTGATCTGGATGCCTGTGCTTTCCTGCTACATGAGGATGGCAAAGCCAAATCCGAAGAAGACTTCGTATTCTACAATCATCTGATTGCCTATGGCGGAGCGGTTGCGCATACGGGTGACAATCGTACCGGTGAGGGCGATGGAGATGACGAACAGATTGTGGTCGATTTCAGCCTGGTGCCGCCGAATATTTCACGGGTAGGCATTACGGTGACGATTCATGAAGGAGACAGCCGCGGCCAGAATTTTGGTCAGGTCAGCTCCGCGTTCGTTCGTGTTGCCAACGAAGCGGACAGCAGGGAGCTGCTGCGCTTTGATCTGGGTGAAGATTTCTCGACCGAGACAGCTGTTGTATTTTGTGAATTTTACCGGCATGGCAGCGACTGGAAATTCCAGGCGATAGGTAGCGGATTTACGGGCGGCCTGGCTGCACTTTGCCGCAATTATGGATTGGACGTTTAA
- a CDS encoding TerD family protein, producing the protein MAINLSKGQKVDLTKTNPGLTKVIVGLGWDTNKYDGGGDFDLDVSIFCANAAGKVASDKDFIYFNNPQNANGSVVHSGDNRTGAGDGDDEQVKVDLPSVPAEVEKIAFTITIYEADTRNQNFGQVSNAYVRILSELSGEELIRFDLGEDFSIETGVVVGELYRHAGEWKFSAIGNGYKDGLSGLVRDYGLQA; encoded by the coding sequence ATGGCAATTAACTTAAGCAAAGGTCAAAAAGTAGATCTGACAAAAACAAATCCGGGGCTGACTAAAGTAATCGTCGGTCTGGGCTGGGACACTAACAAATACGATGGCGGCGGAGATTTTGACCTCGACGTATCCATTTTCTGTGCCAATGCTGCCGGTAAAGTAGCAAGCGACAAAGACTTTATTTATTTCAATAACCCACAGAACGCCAATGGTTCTGTTGTGCATAGCGGTGACAACCGTACAGGCGCAGGTGACGGCGATGACGAGCAGGTAAAAGTAGATTTGCCATCCGTACCTGCTGAAGTGGAAAAAATTGCGTTTACGATTACTATTTACGAAGCAGATACCAGAAACCAGAACTTCGGTCAGGTATCCAATGCCTATGTGCGTATTCTGAGCGAACTGAGTGGCGAAGAGCTGATCCGCTTTGATCTGGGAGAAGATTTCTCCATCGAGACAGGCGTTGTTGTCGGCGAACTGTACCGTCATGCGGGCGAATGGAAATTCAGCGCAATCGGTAATGGCTACAAAGATGGTCTGTCAGGTCTGGTACGCGATTACGGTCTGCAAGCCTAA
- a CDS encoding phosphoribosyltransferase family protein — protein sequence MNNNISSLYSQSKNGTYTYNILDGLTVHVQVDHNPFGLPMEQLFEMAARVNPKRSFLFVSKVLGKHLAVNPYQSLLSGAALSLLLYREMNAEADPAVEQLLPEIITALSSGEHVDQAYQQLMKLKLTAPVPLAFIGFAETATALGHSMYEAFNRGATYVHTTRHQIVGQEPFIQFEEEHSHAVSHRCYAREARMIAGEHPIVLVDDEITTGKTALNIIRAIHEQHPRHVYYVASLLDWRSEDNIRRYAELEQELGITITPISLVKGQIKVEGKPDLSHPAAIPSSLTAETPVNRIEMGHLFELLEDRHSVDGSGTVHNAPFIAGTGRFGVDEQDNLRTAHSIHQAAALLRGQRQGTRTLCLGTEEFMYIPMRISAELGEGVFYHSTTRSPVYRSKVPDYPIRTGHSFDSPEDSSVTNYVYNLVPGAYDEVFVFLERQVPAGDLDSLIHSLQGGLFAQIHIVICGPEQGGTSI from the coding sequence ATGAACAACAACATTTCATCTCTCTACTCTCAGAGCAAGAACGGCACGTATACGTATAACATTCTGGATGGATTGACGGTACATGTACAGGTGGACCATAATCCGTTCGGACTTCCCATGGAGCAGCTGTTTGAAATGGCTGCCCGTGTGAATCCCAAGCGATCCTTTTTGTTTGTCAGCAAGGTACTGGGCAAGCATCTGGCAGTCAATCCGTATCAGTCGCTCCTGAGCGGCGCAGCATTATCTCTGCTGCTGTATCGTGAAATGAACGCAGAAGCCGATCCTGCCGTAGAACAGCTGCTGCCGGAGATCATCACAGCATTGTCCTCGGGCGAGCACGTAGATCAAGCCTATCAACAGCTGATGAAGCTAAAGTTGACTGCTCCTGTGCCGCTGGCTTTTATCGGATTCGCCGAGACCGCCACCGCACTCGGACATAGCATGTATGAGGCATTTAACCGGGGAGCTACCTATGTACATACGACCCGGCACCAGATTGTCGGCCAGGAACCATTTATCCAGTTCGAAGAGGAGCACTCCCATGCGGTCTCTCACCGCTGCTATGCGAGAGAAGCGCGGATGATTGCCGGAGAGCATCCGATCGTACTCGTGGATGACGAGATTACGACAGGCAAGACGGCGCTGAATATTATTCGCGCGATTCATGAACAGCATCCGCGGCATGTCTATTATGTCGCTTCCTTGCTCGATTGGCGGAGTGAGGACAATATTCGCCGATATGCCGAACTGGAGCAGGAACTGGGAATTACCATTACTCCGATATCGCTGGTCAAAGGGCAGATCAAGGTGGAAGGCAAGCCGGATCTTTCTCATCCTGCAGCCATTCCTTCCAGTCTGACAGCCGAGACGCCGGTGAACCGGATCGAAATGGGACATCTGTTCGAACTGCTGGAAGATCGCCATTCGGTCGATGGATCGGGAACCGTGCATAACGCTCCATTTATTGCGGGAACCGGCCGATTCGGTGTAGATGAACAGGATAATCTTCGAACCGCACACAGTATCCACCAGGCGGCTGCATTACTGCGTGGACAGCGACAGGGAACACGTACGCTCTGTCTTGGTACGGAAGAATTTATGTATATTCCTATGAGGATCAGTGCAGAGCTGGGCGAGGGTGTCTTTTACCATTCCACTACGCGGAGCCCGGTATACCGGTCTAAGGTGCCGGATTATCCGATTCGTACGGGACATTCTTTTGATTCGCCGGAAGACAGCAGTGTGACCAATTATGTATACAATCTCGTACCGGGCGCTTATGATGAGGTATTCGTATTTCTGGAGCGTCAGGTGCCTGCGGGAGATCTGGATTCATTGATTCACAGCCTGCAGGGCGGGTTATTCGCACAAATTCATATCGTGATCTGTGGTCCGGAACAGGGAGGAACGTCCATATGA
- a CDS encoding toxic anion resistance protein translates to MATPPLSLKKEDEQKLTREASTIIQKVAQADSMSLDVLMDEVGKLGMQTQERATQTLQMLDRPVNDLMSGKSKQVSNLILSLRDECEALQQSKNVSLFGKLLRKSPIKNYVYKYQSVSKNVDAIVQGLRDGKDTLEENMISMRTLKRNSLQEIYNLQYKIAMGGELKTLFEAEIQKPENEHRKVYLERGLRKVVTRIQSMTENIMLFNQAIAATDIVNDTNDKLIDSVNDSVYKAANLIKISAMIALAIEDQDRVANAVESVNQTIEDQFKRNAEMLKTNSERSAELLKKPTMSLESVNQAISDLMSALDTSERSNREIISSCQDYTAKLSTINEQMTRRLGLEKAEASAASSTNTSELARDPLADLLR, encoded by the coding sequence ATGGCAACTCCACCGTTAAGTCTCAAAAAAGAAGATGAACAAAAGCTCACTCGCGAGGCAAGCACCATTATCCAGAAAGTCGCTCAGGCAGACAGTATGAGTCTGGATGTGCTAATGGATGAAGTGGGCAAGCTGGGTATGCAAACCCAGGAGCGTGCGACACAGACCCTGCAGATGCTGGATCGTCCGGTCAATGATCTGATGTCCGGCAAATCCAAGCAGGTATCGAATCTGATTCTGTCCTTGCGTGACGAATGTGAAGCCCTGCAGCAGAGCAAAAATGTTAGTCTGTTTGGCAAGCTGCTGCGCAAGTCTCCGATCAAAAACTATGTCTACAAATACCAGTCTGTCAGCAAAAATGTAGACGCGATTGTACAGGGACTACGCGATGGCAAGGATACGCTGGAAGAGAATATGATCAGCATGCGTACACTCAAGCGCAATTCCCTGCAGGAGATTTACAATCTCCAGTACAAAATTGCTATGGGCGGCGAATTGAAGACCCTGTTTGAAGCAGAGATTCAAAAGCCGGAAAATGAACATCGCAAAGTCTATCTGGAACGCGGTCTGCGCAAAGTCGTTACCCGCATCCAGTCGATGACCGAGAATATTATGCTGTTCAACCAGGCGATTGCCGCTACCGATATCGTCAATGATACGAATGACAAACTGATTGATTCGGTCAATGATTCGGTCTACAAGGCAGCCAATCTGATCAAAATCTCCGCCATGATCGCACTGGCGATCGAAGACCAGGATCGTGTAGCCAATGCAGTGGAGAGCGTCAACCAGACGATCGAAGATCAGTTCAAGCGCAATGCCGAGATGCTGAAAACGAATAGCGAACGGTCTGCCGAGCTACTCAAAAAGCCGACCATGTCGCTGGAATCGGTCAATCAGGCGATCTCCGATCTCATGTCTGCGCTGGATACATCCGAGCGCTCCAACCGCGAGATCATCAGCAGCTGTCAGGACTACACAGCCAAGCTGTCCACTATCAACGAACAGATGACCCGTCGTCTGGGACTGGAAAAAGCGGAAGCTTCTGCTGCATCCAGTACCAATACTTCAGAATTAGCGCGTGATCCGCTGGCTGATTTGCTGAGATAA
- a CDS encoding HAD family hydrolase codes for MLIYASDLDQTLIYSERSRGMDVDDRIMIPAEQVDGRVISHISIRALEQLKQIAESIPFVPVTTRVLDLYHRIHIFREQIVPKYAITSNGAHILIDGQVNREWHEQVMQDVRDQAAPPSEAIAAFHRVSDPEWIIRESYWEDTFFSVLVDRDRMPDEQVMAIQPELEQLGWGLSIQGRKVYLVPFPVSKNRAIEHVKYLAGVKQVIASGDSLLDRGLLDAADYAIAPAHGELYRGFRSGELQGNYGFTAHSGIRAAEDIVQFVMDIMNREGIMSYERTES; via the coding sequence ATGCTGATCTATGCAAGTGATCTGGACCAGACCCTGATTTATTCGGAGCGTTCCCGCGGCATGGATGTGGACGACCGGATCATGATACCGGCTGAACAGGTAGACGGACGCGTAATTTCCCATATTTCTATTCGGGCTTTGGAACAGTTGAAGCAGATTGCCGAGTCGATTCCTTTTGTACCGGTAACGACGCGGGTACTGGATCTGTATCATCGTATTCATATTTTTCGTGAACAGATTGTTCCCAAATATGCGATTACAAGCAATGGAGCACATATTCTGATCGATGGTCAGGTGAACAGGGAATGGCATGAACAGGTTATGCAGGATGTTCGTGATCAGGCAGCCCCGCCGAGCGAAGCGATAGCGGCTTTTCACCGGGTCTCCGATCCGGAATGGATTATCCGGGAAAGCTACTGGGAAGATACATTTTTCTCGGTACTGGTTGACCGGGACAGAATGCCGGATGAACAGGTGATGGCGATTCAGCCAGAGCTGGAGCAGCTGGGCTGGGGATTGTCCATTCAGGGCAGAAAGGTGTATCTGGTGCCTTTTCCGGTTAGTAAAAATCGGGCGATCGAGCATGTGAAGTACCTGGCGGGAGTCAAGCAAGTGATTGCTTCCGGCGATTCCCTGCTCGACCGCGGACTGCTGGATGCAGCGGATTATGCGATTGCTCCTGCACATGGAGAGTTGTACCGGGGCTTCCGCAGTGGCGAGCTGCAGGGCAACTATGGATTCACGGCACACTCGGGCATTCGGGCAGCCGAAGATATTGTGCAATTTGTAATGGATATCATGAACAGGGAAGGAATCATGAGCTATGAGCGGACGGAAAGTTAG
- a CDS encoding TerD family protein, whose translation MSINLVKGQKIDLTKGRSGLTKLTVGLGWDPIETKSRGLFGMKKAKADIDCDASALMLNEHDKLAKKGNLVCFYNLRSECGSVEHSGDNRTGEGDGDDEQIAIDLSRIPADVHKVLVVVNIYQAEQRKQDFGMIASAYIRVANAQSGEELVRFNLTDNYSGMTALITGEIYRNGSEWKFNAIGQGKQAAHVDILANQYV comes from the coding sequence ATGAGTATTAATCTGGTCAAAGGACAGAAGATCGATCTGACAAAAGGCAGAAGTGGTCTTACCAAACTGACAGTTGGTCTGGGCTGGGACCCGATAGAAACCAAATCCCGCGGATTGTTCGGCATGAAAAAAGCCAAAGCGGATATCGACTGTGACGCTTCTGCTCTGATGCTGAATGAACATGACAAGCTTGCCAAAAAAGGAAATCTGGTCTGCTTCTACAATCTGCGCAGCGAGTGCGGATCGGTAGAACACAGCGGTGATAACCGGACAGGTGAAGGAGATGGCGATGATGAACAAATCGCTATTGATCTGTCCAGAATACCGGCAGATGTTCATAAAGTATTGGTTGTGGTTAACATCTATCAGGCAGAGCAGCGCAAGCAGGATTTTGGCATGATTGCGTCCGCCTATATCCGGGTAGCCAATGCACAAAGTGGTGAAGAGCTGGTACGTTTCAATCTGACAGATAATTATTCGGGCATGACCGCACTGATTACCGGTGAAATCTACCGTAACGGTTCCGAATGGAAATTCAATGCAATTGGTCAAGGCAAACAGGCAGCCCATGTTGATATCCTCGCGAATCAATATGTATAA
- a CDS encoding ATP-grasp domain-containing protein — protein MSGRKVRIWFNRSFAVGYHYINAVRHNEDGMAFEIYGTHRDPEHVSLRACDYTEVEPVLSGEAYAAYCLDFCRRHQIEVFVPRWGMRYVVAAADAFAEMGVKLVCCTDRALLDQVEDKGNFFLSAEENNLMIVPEYRLVHTANEFKKAYEELRDMGLSVCFKPTRMEGGVGFRIIDPNYDPLTALFDTVSAKMSYEQAYHALSQTDSFPELMVMELLEGYEYSIDCLASPEGELLAAVPRRKAGGRSRLLEEVPELLEIARKVAQFYKIPYNYNLQLIYQGNVPKALEINPRMSGGLHMTCLSGVNFPYLAVKMALGYKVDPQTPEYGLLTSYVEQPVLMEGQPAQ, from the coding sequence ATGAGCGGACGGAAAGTTAGAATCTGGTTCAACCGCAGCTTTGCGGTGGGATACCATTACATTAATGCAGTACGTCATAATGAGGACGGCATGGCATTTGAAATCTACGGGACACATCGTGATCCGGAGCATGTATCTTTGCGGGCCTGTGATTACACCGAGGTAGAGCCTGTATTGTCAGGCGAAGCCTATGCGGCGTATTGTCTGGACTTTTGCCGCCGTCATCAGATCGAGGTATTCGTACCGCGCTGGGGGATGCGCTATGTGGTCGCGGCAGCGGATGCTTTTGCGGAAATGGGTGTGAAGCTGGTCTGCTGCACGGATCGGGCACTGCTGGATCAGGTGGAGGATAAAGGAAACTTCTTCCTGTCTGCCGAAGAAAACAATCTAATGATCGTGCCGGAGTATCGTCTGGTGCATACGGCGAATGAGTTCAAAAAGGCTTATGAAGAGCTACGAGATATGGGACTAAGCGTATGTTTCAAGCCGACACGGATGGAAGGCGGAGTGGGCTTTCGGATTATCGATCCGAACTACGATCCGCTGACAGCGCTGTTCGATACCGTGAGCGCCAAGATGTCCTATGAACAGGCGTATCATGCACTGTCACAGACAGATTCTTTTCCGGAACTGATGGTCATGGAACTGCTGGAAGGGTATGAATACAGTATCGACTGTCTGGCATCGCCGGAAGGAGAACTGCTGGCAGCCGTACCAAGACGCAAAGCCGGAGGACGTTCCCGTCTTCTGGAAGAAGTGCCTGAATTGCTGGAAATCGCCCGAAAAGTGGCACAGTTTTACAAGATTCCGTATAATTATAATCTACAATTGATTTATCAGGGAAATGTTCCCAAAGCGCTGGAAATCAATCCGCGTATGTCGGGCGGCCTGCATATGACGTGCCTGAGTGGTGTGAATTTCCCTTATCTCGCTGTCAAAATGGCTCTCGGCTACAAAGTCGATCCGCAAACACCGGAATATGGATTGTTAACCAGTTATGTCGAGCAGCCTGTTCTTATGGAGGGACAGCCTGCACAATAA
- a CDS encoding TerD family protein translates to MSVSIVKGQKTDVTKPHPGLSQLNILLGWQAPAALELDTSAFLLQQDGRVSSDEDLIFYGNPRNAFITYQENPAGQDQRQFQVTMNALPQSVHKIAITLTIYNSDTGNYTFSQASGMYLRATDERTGAEIFRYDLDNHFSNETAIVIGELYRYQSEWKFSAVGAGYFGGLKELCGSYGVDVEDTSSAAPSSSPPIPPLVQQAPVQVPPPTPASSPAPPVPAPQSAPLNLRKIELKKKGDVINLQKKATGTLGELLINLNWNRVQKKGFFNRGSGGTDLDLGCLYELKDGTKGVVQALGNSFGHMDYEPYVALDADDRTGARAGGENMRINGNKISHIQRILVFSFIYEGISRWTEADGVVTIYQKDGPDIIVRLDEHDNGKPMCAIAMIQNVGNETFSIERIVQYFAGHRQMDEAFRWGMRWTAGRK, encoded by the coding sequence ATGAGTGTATCCATAGTCAAAGGGCAAAAAACAGATGTTACCAAACCACATCCGGGATTAAGTCAGTTGAATATTTTGCTGGGCTGGCAGGCGCCAGCAGCGCTGGAACTGGATACTTCCGCATTTCTGCTGCAGCAGGATGGTCGGGTAAGCAGTGACGAGGATCTGATCTTTTATGGCAATCCCCGTAATGCATTTATTACATACCAGGAGAACCCTGCAGGTCAGGATCAGCGTCAGTTCCAGGTTACGATGAACGCGCTGCCGCAGAGCGTTCATAAAATCGCGATCACCCTAACGATTTATAACAGTGATACCGGTAATTATACGTTCAGTCAGGCGAGCGGGATGTACCTGCGCGCTACAGACGAGCGTACCGGAGCGGAGATTTTCCGCTATGATCTTGACAATCATTTCTCCAATGAAACGGCTATCGTTATTGGAGAGTTATATAGATATCAGTCCGAATGGAAATTTTCTGCTGTAGGAGCTGGTTACTTTGGCGGGCTCAAAGAGCTGTGCGGAAGTTACGGCGTAGACGTGGAAGATACATCTTCGGCTGCGCCTTCATCGTCTCCGCCGATACCGCCGCTTGTACAGCAGGCTCCTGTGCAAGTTCCACCACCAACGCCTGCTTCATCACCAGCGCCACCGGTGCCTGCTCCACAGTCGGCGCCGCTGAATCTGCGCAAGATTGAACTCAAGAAAAAAGGCGATGTAATCAACCTCCAGAAAAAGGCCACCGGTACGCTGGGCGAGCTGCTGATCAATCTGAACTGGAACCGCGTACAAAAGAAAGGCTTCTTCAATCGGGGAAGCGGCGGAACCGATCTGGATCTGGGCTGTCTGTACGAGCTCAAGGATGGTACCAAAGGCGTAGTGCAGGCGCTAGGCAATAGCTTTGGACATATGGACTACGAGCCGTATGTAGCGCTTGATGCGGATGACCGTACAGGTGCGCGCGCAGGCGGCGAGAATATGCGAATCAATGGCAACAAGATTTCGCATATTCAGCGTATTCTGGTCTTTTCCTTTATCTACGAAGGCATTTCGCGCTGGACAGAAGCGGACGGAGTCGTCACCATTTATCAAAAGGATGGCCCGGATATTATCGTGCGTCTGGACGAGCATGATAACGGCAAGCCGATGTGTGCGATTGCGATGATTCAAAATGTAGGCAATGAGACATTTAGCATTGAGCGAATCGTGCAGTACTTTGCCGGCCATCGTCAGATGGATGAAGCATTCCGCTGGGGAATGCGCTGGACAGCCGGAAGAAAGTAA
- a CDS encoding cysteine protease StiP family protein, with protein sequence MTTEMHQTWQEPRLADPKPLGSYAPADAVFLLKDLSDVNLERGTEEREEAIQTGTHYSEMLPQEYQPTAEYVDLFQRTLADSAEKVALAAGVVSELILSKRGRQTVLVSLARAGTPVGVLIKRYILHKYNLDLPHYSISIIRGKGIDTNALKYILQKHGVDQQIQFIDGWTGKGAIRNVLIQSCREFNEQYGTALQDDLAVLADPAGSSDTYGTREDFLIPSACLNSTVSGLMSRTVLRDDLIGEDDFHGSKFYRHWLDQDLSNTFVDQVSRYFPAVAQQAELRAQELLEHPEPANWQGIEDIRWIQQEYQIHDINLIKPGVGETTRVLLRRVPWKILIDREDNPNLRHILLLARERQAQIEVCPQLTYSCCGIIKPREEHG encoded by the coding sequence ATGACAACCGAGATGCACCAGACCTGGCAGGAGCCCAGGCTGGCTGATCCGAAGCCGCTGGGCAGCTACGCTCCTGCCGATGCTGTCTTTCTGCTCAAAGATCTGAGCGATGTGAATCTGGAGCGCGGAACAGAAGAGAGGGAAGAGGCAATTCAGACCGGTACTCACTATTCCGAAATGCTGCCGCAGGAATACCAGCCGACTGCCGAGTATGTAGATCTGTTCCAGCGTACGCTGGCTGATTCCGCCGAAAAGGTAGCGCTGGCTGCAGGTGTGGTCAGCGAGCTTATTCTGAGCAAGCGCGGTCGTCAGACAGTGCTGGTCTCTCTGGCCCGGGCAGGTACACCGGTTGGCGTACTCATCAAGCGTTATATACTGCACAAATATAACCTGGATTTGCCGCATTACAGTATTTCGATTATCCGGGGCAAAGGGATCGACACCAATGCTCTTAAATATATTTTACAAAAGCATGGTGTGGATCAGCAGATTCAGTTTATCGATGGCTGGACAGGCAAAGGGGCTATTCGCAATGTACTGATCCAGTCCTGCCGTGAGTTCAACGAGCAGTATGGCACTGCTCTGCAGGATGATCTGGCGGTGCTAGCTGATCCGGCAGGTTCATCGGATACGTACGGAACACGGGAAGACTTTTTGATTCCGAGTGCCTGTCTGAATTCGACGGTATCCGGTCTGATGAGCCGTACGGTGCTGCGGGACGATCTGATCGGTGAAGATGATTTCCATGGATCAAAGTTCTACAGACATTGGCTGGATCAGGATCTGTCGAATACGTTTGTAGATCAGGTCAGCCGCTATTTCCCGGCAGTGGCGCAGCAGGCTGAGCTGCGTGCACAGGAACTGCTGGAGCATCCCGAGCCGGCAAACTGGCAGGGCATCGAAGATATCCGCTGGATTCAACAGGAATACCAGATTCATGACATTAATCTGATTAAGCCAGGTGTAGGCGAGACGACGCGGGTACTGCTGCGCCGGGTACCATGGAAAATACTGATCGATCGGGAAGACAATCCAAATCTGCGTCATATTCTGCTGCTGGCCCGTGAGCGCCAGGCCCAGATTGAAGTATGTCCGCAGCTGACCTATTCCTGCTGCGGTATTATCAAGCCCAGAGAGGAGCATGGCTGA